A region from the Panicum hallii strain FIL2 chromosome 1, PHallii_v3.1, whole genome shotgun sequence genome encodes:
- the LOC112891774 gene encoding ribose-phosphate pyrophosphokinase 1, chloroplastic — MPLCHSPTSAAVATAASPIAARSGGLLRSSRPAPVVVRCKKVDSLRAINGSPPCIPVSDRSLLTPVNLPVFRDPSMRNDTRLRIFSGTANPSLSQEIASYLGLELGKINIKRFADGEIYVQLQESVRGCDVFLVQPTCPPANENLMELLIMIDACRRASAKNITAVIPYFGYARADRKSQGRESIAAKLVANMITEAGANRVLVCDLHSSQAMGYFDIPVDHVYGQPVILDYLASKTICSNDLVVVSPDVGGVARARAFAKKLSDAPLAIVDKRRHGHNVAEVMNLIGDVRGKVAVMMDDMIDTAGTIAKGAELLHQEGAREVYACCTHAVFSPPAIERLSSGLFQEVIITNTIPLKEEKTFPQLTILSVANLLGETIWRVHDDCSVGHEPYSSLDID, encoded by the exons ATGCCGCTCTGCCACTcccccacctccgccgccgtcgccacgGCGGCATCTCCCATCGCCGCCCGCAGCGGGGGACTCCTTCGCAGCTCGCGCCCAGCCCCCGTCGTCGTG AGATGTAAAAAGGTTGATTCTCTGAGGGCAATCAATGGATCACCACCATGCATTCCAGTGTCCGACAGGTCACTATTGACTCCTGTAAACTTGCCGGTTTTCCGGGATCCAAGCATGAGAAACGACACAAGGCTGCGCATCTTCTCAGGCACAGCCAATCCTTCCCTTTCCCAG GAGATAGCAAGCTACTTGGGTCTAGAACTTGGGAAGATTAACATAAAAAGGTTTGCGGATGGTGAAATATATGTCCAATTGCAAGAAAGTGTGCGGGGCTGTGATGTTTTCCTTGTGCAACCAACGTGCCCTCCAGCAAATGAGAATCTCATGGAACTTCTGATCATGATCGATGCCTGTAGGAGAGCATCTGCTAAGAATATTACTGCAGTCATCCCTTATTTTGGTTATGCAAGGGCTGACAGGAAG TCTCAAGGCCGGGAATCTATAGCTGCAAAGCTTGTAGCTAATATGATTACAGAAGCTGGTGCGAACCGTGTCCTTGTTTGTGATCTTCATTCCAGTCAGGCAATGGGATACTTCGACATCCCAGTAGATCATGTTTATGGCCAG CCTGTTATTCTTGATTATCTCGCCAGCAAGACAATATGTTCAAATGACTTGGTGGTTGTATCTCCTGATGTTGGAGGTGTTGCCAGGGCACGTGCTTTTGCCAAAAAGCTTTCAGATGCACCTCTAGCTATTGTAGATAAAAGAAGGCATGGACACAATGTTGCTGAG GTAATGAATCTTATTGGAGATGTTAGAGGAAAAGTGGCTGTTATGATGGACGATATGATTGACACAGCAG GAACTATTGCCAAAGGAGCTGAGCTACTGCATCAGGAAGGAGCTCGAGAAGTATATGCTTGCTGTACACATGCTGTTTTTAG CCCACCTGCCATTGAAAGGTTATCAAGTGGTTTGTTTCAAGAAGTAATCATCACAAACACTATCCCTCTTAAGGAGGAGAAGACTTTTCCGCAGCTGACCATTCTTTCAGTTGCTAACCTCTTAGGTGAAACAATCTGGCGTGTTCATGATGATTGTTCA GTTGGTCATGAGCCATACTCCAGCTTGGATATTGACTAA
- the LOC112891783 gene encoding probable xyloglucan endotransglucosylase/hydrolase protein 30, with protein MAAGAVVATALLVLAAAAAAVSGLPAINVTAMVFEEGYAPLFGQDNILRSADGRTVSLLLDRSTGSGFISSSMYQHGFFSASIKLPSDYTAGVVVAFYTSNGDVFEKRHDELDFEFLGNIRGKPWRVQTNVYGNGSVSRGREERYVLPFDPTTEFHRYSILWTAAAVAFYVDDVPVREVRRSAAMGGDFPSKPMSLYATVWDASTWATSGGRYRVNYRYGPFVASFTDLALLGCRADPIRMVAGGGRQASCAADEEALRASDVAVMTVEKQQAMRRFREQNMVYSYCYDTLRYPAALPECDVVESERRRFKDSGHLRFALRRRGPRRSSRGTAAGRAAAAAAARAAAASRAAADLAAAAKKRAADM; from the exons ATGGCCGCCGGAGCCGtggtggcgacggcgctgctcgtcctcgcggcggcggccgcggccgtgtCTGGGCTCCCGGCGATCAACGTGACGGCGATGGTGTTCGAGGAGGGGTACGCGCCGCTGTTCGGGCAGGACAACATCCTCCGCTCCGCCGACGGCCGCACCGTCAGCCTCCTGCTCGACCGCTCCACCG GGTCTGGTTTCATCTCGTCGTCCATGTACCAGCACGGCTTCTTCAGCGCGTCCATCAAGCTCCCCTCCGACTACACCGCCGGCGTCGTCGTCGCCTTCTAC ACGTCCAACGGCGACGTGTTCGAGAAGCGGCACGACGAGCTGGACTTCGAGTTCCTGGGCAACATCCGGGGCAAGCCATGGCGGGTGCAGACCAACGTGTACGGCAACGGCAGCGTGAGCCGCGGGCGCGAGGAGCGCTACGTGCTCCCCTTCGACCCCACCACCGAGTTCCACCGCTACTCCATCCTGTGGACCGCCGCCGCGGTGGCCTTCTACGTGGACGACGTCCCGGTGCGCGAGGTCCGGCGCTCGGCCGCCATGGGCGGCGACTTCCCCTCCAAGCCCATGTCGCTGTACGCCACCGTCTGGGACGCCTCCACCTGGGCCACCTCGGGCGGCCGGTACCGCGTCAACTACCGGTACGGGCCCTTCGTCGCCTCCTTCACAGACCTGGCGCTCCTCGGCTGCCGCGCCGACCCCATCcggatggtggccggcggcgggcggcaggcctCCTGCGCCGCCGACGAGGAGGCCCTGCGCGCGTCGGACGTGGCCGTCATGACGGTGGAGAAGCAGCAGGCCATGCGTCGGTTCCGGGAGCAGAACATGGTCTACTCCTACTGCTACGACACGCTGCGCTACCccgccgcgctcccggagtGCGACGTCGTGGagtcggagcggcggcggttcAAGGACAGCGGGCACCTCCGGTTCGCGCTGCGGCGCCGGGGCCCGCGCCGCTCCAGCAGgggcaccgccgccggccgcgcggcggccgcggccgcggccagaGCAGCAGCGGCTTCCAGGGCCGCcgcggacctcgccgccgccgccaagaaGCGAGCGGCAGACATGTAG
- the LOC112891794 gene encoding uncharacterized protein LOC112891794 isoform X8, translating to MVLWELTAITAYFLGLKRTYRLALRIQRRLIPPNRPRIRNFVYRRTRDVFNVAVSVHKNIQQRDIEVGRNLGNAILRWLDRMKPSAEIRPRLPDPPNGSSEQFKHLSSTGRSTGSQKTASKTSPHDSSGKMLFSRLNIRPKSFPVLPTMAQPNRISASSQCRRISYSPFPSVTAKRKGLMEGVFRKDIAQLMVMCLVI from the exons ATGGTGCTGTGGGAGCTCACGGCGATCACCGCCTACTTCCTCGGCCTCAAGCGCACCTACCGCCTCGCGCTCCGCATCCAGCGCCGCCTCATCCCGCCCAACCGCCCCAGGATCAGGAACTTCGTCTACAG GCGTACACGAGATGTGTTCAATGTTGCAGTGTCAGTGCACAAGAACATTCAGCAGAGGGACATAGAGGTTGGTCGAAACCTCGGAAATGCGATCCTGCGCTGGCTTGATCGCATGAAGCCATCAGCAGAGATTCGCCCCCGTCTTCCAGACCCACCAAATGGCAGCTCAGAGCAATTCAAGCATCTTTCAAGCACAGGCAGGAGCACGGGATCTCAGAAGACTGCCTCTAAAACTTCACCCCACGACTCCAGCGGAAAGATGCTGTTCTCACGCCTGAACATTCGACCCAAGTCCTTCCCTGTCCTGCCCACAATGGCACAGCCCAACAGAATCAGCGCGAGCAGCCAGTGCAGGCGCATCTCCTACTCCCCGTTCCCATCAGTCACCGCGAAGAGGAAGGGCCTTATGGAGGGCGTCTTCCGCAAGGACATTGCACAGCTGATGGT AATGTGTCTCGTTATATAA
- the LOC112891794 gene encoding uncharacterized protein LOC112891794 isoform X1, with protein MVLWELTAITAYFLGLKRTYRLALRIQRRLIPPNRPRIRNFVYRRTRDVFNVAVSVHKNIQQRDIEVGRNLGNAILRWLDRMKPSAEIRPRLPDPPNGSSEQFKHLSSTGRSTGSQKTASKTSPHDSSGKMLFSRLNIRPKSFPVLPTMAQPNRISASSQCRRISYSPFPSVTAKRKGLMEGVFRKDIAQLMVTECVSLYNNEAHRGNCRCSARFLERGSKAAGTTALRDPIFVCDLVCVWCAILFASGRSTLCLCPRTGEKEKEVKHVASLDIGISVHVAIE; from the exons ATGGTGCTGTGGGAGCTCACGGCGATCACCGCCTACTTCCTCGGCCTCAAGCGCACCTACCGCCTCGCGCTCCGCATCCAGCGCCGCCTCATCCCGCCCAACCGCCCCAGGATCAGGAACTTCGTCTACAG GCGTACACGAGATGTGTTCAATGTTGCAGTGTCAGTGCACAAGAACATTCAGCAGAGGGACATAGAGGTTGGTCGAAACCTCGGAAATGCGATCCTGCGCTGGCTTGATCGCATGAAGCCATCAGCAGAGATTCGCCCCCGTCTTCCAGACCCACCAAATGGCAGCTCAGAGCAATTCAAGCATCTTTCAAGCACAGGCAGGAGCACGGGATCTCAGAAGACTGCCTCTAAAACTTCACCCCACGACTCCAGCGGAAAGATGCTGTTCTCACGCCTGAACATTCGACCCAAGTCCTTCCCTGTCCTGCCCACAATGGCACAGCCCAACAGAATCAGCGCGAGCAGCCAGTGCAGGCGCATCTCCTACTCCCCGTTCCCATCAGTCACCGCGAAGAGGAAGGGCCTTATGGAGGGCGTCTTCCGCAAGGACATTGCACAGCTGATGGT GACAGAATGTGTCTCGTTATATAATAATGAAGCGCATAGGGGAAATTGTCGCTGCTCTGCCAG GTTTCTGGAGCGTGGATCAAAAGCAGCAGGCACGACTGCATTGCGTGATCCCATCTTCGTTTGTGATCTGGTCTGTGTCTGGTGCGCGATTTTATTCGCTTCTGGGAGGAGTACGCTATGCTTATGTCCTCGCacaggggaaaaagaaaaagaagtgAAGCATGTGGCATCTCTGGATATTGGCATCTCAGTGCATGTAGCAATCGAATAA
- the LOC112891794 gene encoding uncharacterized protein LOC112891794 isoform X5 → MVLWELTAITAYFLGLKRTYRLALRIQRRLIPPNRPRIRNFVYRRTRDVFNVAVSVHKNIQQRDIEVGRNLGNAILRWLDRMKPSAEIRPRLPDPPNGSSEQFKHLSSTGRSTGSQKTASKTSPHDSSGKMLFSRLNIRPKSFPVLPTMAQPNRISASSQCRRISYSPFPSVTAKRKGLMEGVFRKDIAQLMVTECVSLYNNEAHRGNCRCSASFTLLFQCYQLLYFTQLVARP, encoded by the exons ATGGTGCTGTGGGAGCTCACGGCGATCACCGCCTACTTCCTCGGCCTCAAGCGCACCTACCGCCTCGCGCTCCGCATCCAGCGCCGCCTCATCCCGCCCAACCGCCCCAGGATCAGGAACTTCGTCTACAG GCGTACACGAGATGTGTTCAATGTTGCAGTGTCAGTGCACAAGAACATTCAGCAGAGGGACATAGAGGTTGGTCGAAACCTCGGAAATGCGATCCTGCGCTGGCTTGATCGCATGAAGCCATCAGCAGAGATTCGCCCCCGTCTTCCAGACCCACCAAATGGCAGCTCAGAGCAATTCAAGCATCTTTCAAGCACAGGCAGGAGCACGGGATCTCAGAAGACTGCCTCTAAAACTTCACCCCACGACTCCAGCGGAAAGATGCTGTTCTCACGCCTGAACATTCGACCCAAGTCCTTCCCTGTCCTGCCCACAATGGCACAGCCCAACAGAATCAGCGCGAGCAGCCAGTGCAGGCGCATCTCCTACTCCCCGTTCCCATCAGTCACCGCGAAGAGGAAGGGCCTTATGGAGGGCGTCTTCCGCAAGGACATTGCACAGCTGATGGT GACAGAATGTGTCTCGTTATATAATAATGAAGCGCATAGGGGAAATTGTCGCTGCTCTGCCAG TTTTACCCTGCTGTTTCAGTGTTACCAATTGCTGTATTTTACTCAGCTCGTTGCAAGACCATGA
- the LOC112891794 gene encoding uncharacterized protein LOC112891794 isoform X7 — MVLWELTAITAYFLGLKRTYRLALRIQRRLIPPNRPRIRNFVYRRTRDVFNVAVSVHKNIQQRDIEVGRNLGNAILRWLDRMKPSAEIRPRLPDPPNGSSEQFKHLSSTGRSTGSQKTASKTSPHDSSGKMLFSRLNIRPKSFPVLPTMAQPNRISASSQCRRISYSPFPSVTAKRKGLMEGVFRKDIAQLMVWLKVSGAWIKSSRHDCIA; from the exons ATGGTGCTGTGGGAGCTCACGGCGATCACCGCCTACTTCCTCGGCCTCAAGCGCACCTACCGCCTCGCGCTCCGCATCCAGCGCCGCCTCATCCCGCCCAACCGCCCCAGGATCAGGAACTTCGTCTACAG GCGTACACGAGATGTGTTCAATGTTGCAGTGTCAGTGCACAAGAACATTCAGCAGAGGGACATAGAGGTTGGTCGAAACCTCGGAAATGCGATCCTGCGCTGGCTTGATCGCATGAAGCCATCAGCAGAGATTCGCCCCCGTCTTCCAGACCCACCAAATGGCAGCTCAGAGCAATTCAAGCATCTTTCAAGCACAGGCAGGAGCACGGGATCTCAGAAGACTGCCTCTAAAACTTCACCCCACGACTCCAGCGGAAAGATGCTGTTCTCACGCCTGAACATTCGACCCAAGTCCTTCCCTGTCCTGCCCACAATGGCACAGCCCAACAGAATCAGCGCGAGCAGCCAGTGCAGGCGCATCTCCTACTCCCCGTTCCCATCAGTCACCGCGAAGAGGAAGGGCCTTATGGAGGGCGTCTTCCGCAAGGACATTGCACAGCTGATGGT TTGGCTGAAGGTTTCTGGAGCGTGGATCAAAAGCAGCAGGCACGACTGCATTGCGTGA
- the LOC112891794 gene encoding uncharacterized protein LOC112891794 isoform X3 → MVLWELTAITAYFLGLKRTYRLALRIQRRLIPPNRPRIRNFVYRRTRDVFNVAVSVHKNIQQRDIEVGRNLGNAILRWLDRMKPSAEIRPRLPDPPNGSSEQFKHLSSTGRSTGSQKTASKTSPHDSSGKMLFSRLNIRPKSFPVLPTMAQPNRISASSQCRRISYSPFPSVTAKRKGLMEGVFRKDIAQLMVTECVSLYNNEAHRGNCRCSASVTNCCILLSSLQDHESGLTQAHPINEFFSCPYDPD, encoded by the exons ATGGTGCTGTGGGAGCTCACGGCGATCACCGCCTACTTCCTCGGCCTCAAGCGCACCTACCGCCTCGCGCTCCGCATCCAGCGCCGCCTCATCCCGCCCAACCGCCCCAGGATCAGGAACTTCGTCTACAG GCGTACACGAGATGTGTTCAATGTTGCAGTGTCAGTGCACAAGAACATTCAGCAGAGGGACATAGAGGTTGGTCGAAACCTCGGAAATGCGATCCTGCGCTGGCTTGATCGCATGAAGCCATCAGCAGAGATTCGCCCCCGTCTTCCAGACCCACCAAATGGCAGCTCAGAGCAATTCAAGCATCTTTCAAGCACAGGCAGGAGCACGGGATCTCAGAAGACTGCCTCTAAAACTTCACCCCACGACTCCAGCGGAAAGATGCTGTTCTCACGCCTGAACATTCGACCCAAGTCCTTCCCTGTCCTGCCCACAATGGCACAGCCCAACAGAATCAGCGCGAGCAGCCAGTGCAGGCGCATCTCCTACTCCCCGTTCCCATCAGTCACCGCGAAGAGGAAGGGCCTTATGGAGGGCGTCTTCCGCAAGGACATTGCACAGCTGATGGT GACAGAATGTGTCTCGTTATATAATAATGAAGCGCATAGGGGAAATTGTCGCTGCTCTGCCAG TGTTACCAATTGCTGTATTTTACTCAGCTCGTTGCAAGACCATGAGAGTGGGCTGACACAGGCCCATCCTATCAATGAGTTTTTCTCCTGCCCCTACGATCCTGATTAG
- the LOC112891794 gene encoding uncharacterized protein LOC112891794 isoform X4 encodes MVLWELTAITAYFLGLKRTYRLALRIQRRLIPPNRPRIRNFVYRRTRDVFNVAVSVHKNIQQRDIEVGRNLGNAILRWLDRMKPSAEIRPRLPDPPNGSSEQFKHLSSTGRSTGSQKTASKTSPHDSSGKMLFSRLNIRPKSFPVLPTMAQPNRISASSQCRRISYSPFPSVTAKRKGLMEGVFRKDIAQLMVTECVSLYNNEAHRGNCRCSASSLQDHESGLTQAHPINEFFSCPYDPD; translated from the exons ATGGTGCTGTGGGAGCTCACGGCGATCACCGCCTACTTCCTCGGCCTCAAGCGCACCTACCGCCTCGCGCTCCGCATCCAGCGCCGCCTCATCCCGCCCAACCGCCCCAGGATCAGGAACTTCGTCTACAG GCGTACACGAGATGTGTTCAATGTTGCAGTGTCAGTGCACAAGAACATTCAGCAGAGGGACATAGAGGTTGGTCGAAACCTCGGAAATGCGATCCTGCGCTGGCTTGATCGCATGAAGCCATCAGCAGAGATTCGCCCCCGTCTTCCAGACCCACCAAATGGCAGCTCAGAGCAATTCAAGCATCTTTCAAGCACAGGCAGGAGCACGGGATCTCAGAAGACTGCCTCTAAAACTTCACCCCACGACTCCAGCGGAAAGATGCTGTTCTCACGCCTGAACATTCGACCCAAGTCCTTCCCTGTCCTGCCCACAATGGCACAGCCCAACAGAATCAGCGCGAGCAGCCAGTGCAGGCGCATCTCCTACTCCCCGTTCCCATCAGTCACCGCGAAGAGGAAGGGCCTTATGGAGGGCGTCTTCCGCAAGGACATTGCACAGCTGATGGT GACAGAATGTGTCTCGTTATATAATAATGAAGCGCATAGGGGAAATTGTCGCTGCTCTGCCAG CTCGTTGCAAGACCATGAGAGTGGGCTGACACAGGCCCATCCTATCAATGAGTTTTTCTCCTGCCCCTACGATCCTGATTAG
- the LOC112891794 gene encoding uncharacterized protein LOC112891794 isoform X9, translating to MVLWELTAITAYFLGLKRTYRLALRIQRRLIPPNRPRIRNFVYRRTRDVFNVAVSVHKNIQQRDIEVGRNLGNAILRWLDRMKPSAEIRPRLPDPPNGSSEQFKHLSSTGRSTGSQKTASKTSPHDSSGKMLFSRLNIRPKSFPVLPTMAQPNRISASSQCRRISYSPFPSVTAKRKGLMEGVFRKDIAQLMV from the exons ATGGTGCTGTGGGAGCTCACGGCGATCACCGCCTACTTCCTCGGCCTCAAGCGCACCTACCGCCTCGCGCTCCGCATCCAGCGCCGCCTCATCCCGCCCAACCGCCCCAGGATCAGGAACTTCGTCTACAG GCGTACACGAGATGTGTTCAATGTTGCAGTGTCAGTGCACAAGAACATTCAGCAGAGGGACATAGAGGTTGGTCGAAACCTCGGAAATGCGATCCTGCGCTGGCTTGATCGCATGAAGCCATCAGCAGAGATTCGCCCCCGTCTTCCAGACCCACCAAATGGCAGCTCAGAGCAATTCAAGCATCTTTCAAGCACAGGCAGGAGCACGGGATCTCAGAAGACTGCCTCTAAAACTTCACCCCACGACTCCAGCGGAAAGATGCTGTTCTCACGCCTGAACATTCGACCCAAGTCCTTCCCTGTCCTGCCCACAATGGCACAGCCCAACAGAATCAGCGCGAGCAGCCAGTGCAGGCGCATCTCCTACTCCCCGTTCCCATCAGTCACCGCGAAGAGGAAGGGCCTTATGGAGGGCGTCTTCCGCAAGGACATTGCACAGCTGATGGTGTAA
- the LOC112891794 gene encoding uncharacterized protein LOC112891794 isoform X2, whose amino-acid sequence MVLWELTAITAYFLGLKRTYRLALRIQRRLIPPNRPRIRNFVYRRTRDVFNVAVSVHKNIQQRDIEVGRNLGNAILRWLDRMKPSAEIRPRLPDPPNGSSEQFKHLSSTGRSTGSQKTASKTSPHDSSGKMLFSRLNIRPKSFPVLPTMAQPNRISASSQCRRISYSPFPSVTAKRKGLMEGVFRKDIAQLMVFLERGSKAAGTTALRDPIFVCDLVCVWCAILFASGRSTLCLCPRTGEKEKEVKHVASLDIGISVHVAIE is encoded by the exons ATGGTGCTGTGGGAGCTCACGGCGATCACCGCCTACTTCCTCGGCCTCAAGCGCACCTACCGCCTCGCGCTCCGCATCCAGCGCCGCCTCATCCCGCCCAACCGCCCCAGGATCAGGAACTTCGTCTACAG GCGTACACGAGATGTGTTCAATGTTGCAGTGTCAGTGCACAAGAACATTCAGCAGAGGGACATAGAGGTTGGTCGAAACCTCGGAAATGCGATCCTGCGCTGGCTTGATCGCATGAAGCCATCAGCAGAGATTCGCCCCCGTCTTCCAGACCCACCAAATGGCAGCTCAGAGCAATTCAAGCATCTTTCAAGCACAGGCAGGAGCACGGGATCTCAGAAGACTGCCTCTAAAACTTCACCCCACGACTCCAGCGGAAAGATGCTGTTCTCACGCCTGAACATTCGACCCAAGTCCTTCCCTGTCCTGCCCACAATGGCACAGCCCAACAGAATCAGCGCGAGCAGCCAGTGCAGGCGCATCTCCTACTCCCCGTTCCCATCAGTCACCGCGAAGAGGAAGGGCCTTATGGAGGGCGTCTTCCGCAAGGACATTGCACAGCTGATGGT GTTTCTGGAGCGTGGATCAAAAGCAGCAGGCACGACTGCATTGCGTGATCCCATCTTCGTTTGTGATCTGGTCTGTGTCTGGTGCGCGATTTTATTCGCTTCTGGGAGGAGTACGCTATGCTTATGTCCTCGCacaggggaaaaagaaaaagaagtgAAGCATGTGGCATCTCTGGATATTGGCATCTCAGTGCATGTAGCAATCGAATAA
- the LOC112891794 gene encoding uncharacterized protein LOC112891794 isoform X6 gives MVLWELTAITAYFLGLKRTYRLALRIQRRLIPPNRPRIRNFVYRRTRDVFNVAVSVHKNIQQRDIEVGRNLGNAILRWLDRMKPSAEIRPRLPDPPNGSSEQFKHLSSTGRSTGSQKTASKTSPHDSSGKMLFSRLNIRPKSFPVLPTMAQPNRISASSQCRRISYSPFPSVTAKRKGLMEGVFRKDIAQLMVSLQDHESGLTQAHPINEFFSCPYDPD, from the exons ATGGTGCTGTGGGAGCTCACGGCGATCACCGCCTACTTCCTCGGCCTCAAGCGCACCTACCGCCTCGCGCTCCGCATCCAGCGCCGCCTCATCCCGCCCAACCGCCCCAGGATCAGGAACTTCGTCTACAG GCGTACACGAGATGTGTTCAATGTTGCAGTGTCAGTGCACAAGAACATTCAGCAGAGGGACATAGAGGTTGGTCGAAACCTCGGAAATGCGATCCTGCGCTGGCTTGATCGCATGAAGCCATCAGCAGAGATTCGCCCCCGTCTTCCAGACCCACCAAATGGCAGCTCAGAGCAATTCAAGCATCTTTCAAGCACAGGCAGGAGCACGGGATCTCAGAAGACTGCCTCTAAAACTTCACCCCACGACTCCAGCGGAAAGATGCTGTTCTCACGCCTGAACATTCGACCCAAGTCCTTCCCTGTCCTGCCCACAATGGCACAGCCCAACAGAATCAGCGCGAGCAGCCAGTGCAGGCGCATCTCCTACTCCCCGTTCCCATCAGTCACCGCGAAGAGGAAGGGCCTTATGGAGGGCGTCTTCCGCAAGGACATTGCACAGCTGATGGT CTCGTTGCAAGACCATGAGAGTGGGCTGACACAGGCCCATCCTATCAATGAGTTTTTCTCCTGCCCCTACGATCCTGATTAG
- the LOC112891851 gene encoding 18.9 kDa heat shock protein-like produces MSMITSMLGRKQQSQKQGGARTGGGAEVVEPVSIDILEPFVDAISLTAFAAPALGLPPFATASMDWKETPTAHVFMADLPGVRRDEVKVEVEEEKVLKISGQRQRAAEDKGDRWHRVERSSERFVRTVRLPPNANTDTVHATLENGVLTVTVPKDNERKAYGRLIPIAN; encoded by the coding sequence ATGTCGATGATCACCAGCATGCTGGGACGCAAGCAGCAGAGCCAGaagcagggcggcgcgcgcaccggcggcggcgcggaggtcgTCGAGCCGGTGAGCATCGACATCCTGGAGCCGTTCGTGGATGCCATCTCTCTGACGGCGTTCGCGGCGCCGGCGCTGGGCCTGCCGCCGTTCGCGACGGCGAGCATGGACTGGAAGGAGACGCCGACGGCGCACGTGTTCATGGCGGACCTCCCCGGGGTGCGCCGCGACGAGGtgaaggtggaggtggaggaggagaaggtgCTCAAGATCAGCGGGCAGCGGCAGCGCGCCGCCGAGGACAAGGGCGACCGGTGGCACCGCGTCGAGCGGAGCTCCGAGCGCTTCGTGCGCACCGTACGGCTGCCGCCCAACGCCAACACCGACACCGTCCACGCCACGCTCGAGAACGGCGTGCTCACCGTCACCGTGCCCAAGGACAACGAACGCAAGGCCTACGGCCGCCTCATCCCCATCGCCAACTAG
- the LOC112878738 gene encoding uncharacterized protein LOC112878738 isoform X2: protein MGLFRRISGFFGISRDDADHPDSSSSNAAAAVEFPQDRAAAAAAAAAAHGARRGFSVQVPVPVERQGPGPVLVPCPQGDGGVQGFRWYTRKLRIDEDGDVADEFLDEVIPESSINNNASPVGRFQPKYNTKPASLALRKQIIAVDGDVRHSLEHQGQLQWV, encoded by the exons ATGGGCTTGTTCCGCCGGATCTCCGGCTTCTTCGGCATCTCCCGTGACGATGCCGACCACCCCGACTCCTCATCCTCcaacgctgccgccgccgtggaaTTTCCGCAGGAcagggcggctgcggctgcggcggcagcggcggcccaCGGCGCGAGGCGGGGGTTCAGCGTCCAGGTTCCCGTCCCCGTAGAGCGGCAGGGCCCCGGGCCCGTGCTGGTGCCCTGCCCCCAGGGGGACGGCGGCGTGCAG GGCTTTCGGTGGTATACAAGGAAGCTGAGAATTGATGAAGACGGAGACGTGGCTGATGAGTTCTTGGATGAGGTTATCCCGGAAAGCTCGATCAACAACAATGCAAGCCCAGTTGGAAGGTTCCAACCGAAATACAACACGAAACCAGCCAGTCTAGCGCTGAGAAAGCAGATTATCGCCGTTGATGGCGACGTCCGCCACAGCTTGGAACACCAAGGGCAACTGCAGTGGGTGTGA
- the LOC112878738 gene encoding uncharacterized protein LOC112878738 isoform X1, with product MGLFRRISGFFGISRDDADHPDSSSSNAAAAVEFPQDRAAAAAAAAAAHGARRGFSVQVPVPVERQGPGPVLVPCPQGDGGVQVYRTFVAINDLSAKGFRWYTRKLRIDEDGDVADEFLDEVIPESSINNNASPVGRFQPKYNTKPASLALRKQIIAVDGDVRHSLEHQGQLQWV from the exons ATGGGCTTGTTCCGCCGGATCTCCGGCTTCTTCGGCATCTCCCGTGACGATGCCGACCACCCCGACTCCTCATCCTCcaacgctgccgccgccgtggaaTTTCCGCAGGAcagggcggctgcggctgcggcggcagcggcggcccaCGGCGCGAGGCGGGGGTTCAGCGTCCAGGTTCCCGTCCCCGTAGAGCGGCAGGGCCCCGGGCCCGTGCTGGTGCCCTGCCCCCAGGGGGACGGCGGCGTGCAG GTTTATCGTACATTTGTTGCTATCAATGATTTATCGGCTAAG GGCTTTCGGTGGTATACAAGGAAGCTGAGAATTGATGAAGACGGAGACGTGGCTGATGAGTTCTTGGATGAGGTTATCCCGGAAAGCTCGATCAACAACAATGCAAGCCCAGTTGGAAGGTTCCAACCGAAATACAACACGAAACCAGCCAGTCTAGCGCTGAGAAAGCAGATTATCGCCGTTGATGGCGACGTCCGCCACAGCTTGGAACACCAAGGGCAACTGCAGTGGGTGTGA